A window of Toxotes jaculatrix isolate fToxJac2 chromosome 11, fToxJac2.pri, whole genome shotgun sequence genomic DNA:
CAATTCCAGCTCTACTTGACCTTTAGAGATGATTCTGACTGCACTGATCAGAGTCAAACAGCCTGCAGGGGGGAGGGACTGCAGACAATGGCGTTAAGTGGGTGAGAGTTGATCTTGATAttctttatgtttcttttcCCTTTATATGCAGCAATTTGGTCAAATGATTTATTGTTAAAATTAACAATCCTGTCACGTTACAGGAATGAGACACAACTATATTCGTCTGTGAAGTCTAATATTGTTCTTTTAGAGATGCTCTACTACACATCAAGGGCTGACCATTTTAATAAAATTGAGACAAATTATATAATTTCGGAGTCAGCGGATGTGCACAgaactttaattattttaaatctaaTTGAAGTTACTGTTGTCATTATTCATTACTGCAAATTTTAGAACTGTTTTGCTCAGCTGACCTATAGCATTAAACCTATAGCACATTAAACATAAGTATAAAGCATGAAGTCACTGTACAGTAGATAGTTTGTTTGGGAGACTAAAAGACTACATCACATTTAGGTTTTAACTGCTATAAAAGAAGATATTTTATtaaccaacttttttttttctctgtacatCTGTATAAATATTTTGAAATACCAAGCAGGCCTTGGAAGAGGTCAGTATTGATCGTAACTTCACACTTGCATGTCTTCACCATTATTTAAAATTAATGattcatttctctctgaaatgagacacaactttatttttctgcttgaCAGCCCAAAAGAAGTTTCAGCGCCCATGTCGGCCGCACTGacactgtctttgtgtttcatgCTCGCTGGACCGTCAGTGATGTAATTTCATTCAATAAAATGATTCATGATCTTGCCGTCATTACAGTGGTTACTAATGGTAAAGATGATtatgactgttgtgtgtgatgtgatttgATCTTGTAATCCTATTGTATGGTTGTAGCTGTAGACTAAAGGAGGaagactgaaataaaataaaataaaataaaataaaaataaaaagcagacataaacaaacagaatgTGCTCCTTGTCCACTGTGACATTATtggaaggaggggaaaaaatatgAATGGTTATTGCATGATACTTTGGACAAAGAATATTGTGACTCACGCTTAACTTAGACTCTCTATATTCATACTGAAGATGTTCAGTTTTTTCAAATTAGATTTAATGGATTCTTGCAGCCCTCTAGTGGTCAAAGTGAAACATTACATATTTCACTGCTACATGCATGTATTGCAGGTAGACCTTTCAAagttttaacttgtttttgtaGTGTCTATGTGTTGAtgtctgtaaagcactttgaaacaACCTGATATAATAATTATGCTCGCCTTTCCCTTATTTTTTCCTCATGCTTTccttcacagtgtgtgtatatcatTTGCATGCCATGTCACTACCTGTGTTGTGCATGTTCAGGCACTTACATTATTCAGTGTGAGGATGAGGAATCACATTCAATTATTACGTCTTTATGTGGTTTAGCGGTCATGATGACTAAGAACATTAATTTATTCATACATTTCTGGCACAGTTCTGGAGCTTGGTGCTGCTTGTCTTTGTGAGCTCAGCCCTTCTGTTCTTACCATGCTTGTGAATGGTGATTACCAAGTTTGCTTTGttaagcttttatttattactcAAGTCATGCTTCCTGCCTTTCCCTATGCCTTGAAGGCCATGATAACTATGTAACCAATGCTGAAAAGCTGTTCCTATACCCATTGTGATTGCTTGGCCAAATGATAAACCTTGTCCTCTTTTTGCCCCCACTTAGCTCCGCCTTTGTCAAGCTGGACATAAAAAACCCGTAAAAAAAATGCGTTTTTAAACtcgttttcaaaataaaattgtataACAACTATGATCTATAAACGGGAACCACTACAAATGGAAATACAGAATACTGTAGGCTGTATAGTGTACATGTGttacacaaaaatatacatgtaTCAGATTTGGCCTGTGAACTAGAATAGGAAGCCACCTGGGGGCCCCACCCTATAAGCTTTAGGTATGTTATCTATGTTATGTTTTGTACATATCTCATGTTAAAGTCTGAGCAGGAGAGACATATGAGGAGCaataattattttcactatCCACTATAGCCACTCTAGGTAATATGTTTATAAATGGTAATGAATGTTTGAAAatattgcattttttaaatgcaagaCTGACCAGGTAGActcagagagactgaaagagcTAAGGCAGGAGTGGGCAGatcacagtgttcctttgtaaTGTGATTTGcaatttattttctatattcaaaaaataaaaagacattcTGCTTTGAAGCCATGTCCACTGGAGTGATGTTAATGTTTTGCAATGGCAAACTAAAAGGAAAATTGATTaggtggtggaaaaaaaaaatcatgcctTGTGCACAAAAACAGATATGGAAAAAATCTCATGCAGGTCTATCAAGCCTACTTCAGAGGCTGGTGCCTGGAGGATAGGCTTCAGGTTTTTAGACAGTCTGTTGAATTTTTGTTTAATGCCTTTGTTTTAACGGTAGTCCTGTACAATAGCTGCCCTTGCATGAATTAGAATGACAGATGAAAGAACATCTGGAAAACAGACATTTGAAACCTTTCTACGCTGATCTTTTTCCATAAGATGGTTATCCTTCAAAACTCAAACGTTCAAGTTGGCgaacacagattttattttgaagggatTAACCGGAAGCCTGGCATTGAATTATATTACACTTGACACTACTGTGAAACAAGCAAGTGGCGATggggggagggggcggggggctaAAACACTTGTCAAGTCCCACAAAAAACACGTGAGTATGGCGGAGGGTTGCTCCGTCGGGATGAAGTGTGAAGATCGGGAAAGGTAAGAAAGGCCCAGATGTTTAATTATCATCTGTACACGCTGCCTCAACCCGCTGTTGGACATTAACAACAGACAAGTGTTGACATGCGTTTATTGTCTGGAATTGACGTCCTTACACCGACTGGTCCAAGAGACTTTAGTTCACACTGCCCGGGCTGTTCCACACGTGTCCACACGTGACATTTTTGGACACTTATGGAACTGTGAATTTCCcttggggatgaataaagtatctattTATCTATGTTCTTAAAAACCTGTAGGTATCAGCTGATGGTTGCACCAGATAACTGAGGAAATCATGCAACACACAGAACCAGAGACTTGATTACAgctaaaataaatcaattataGTTGACCGGTTGATTTAATGAAGGTGTAGCCTGCATGTAACTGCAACTGATTTAATTCAAAGCTGCAGTTTGGTTATGCAGATAAATACTCACTGGAATGAATGTGTCCATGTTCTTGCTGAGGAACACCCAAAACTAAGGTACTATATGTTTACATGTTATTTACCTGGGAAGGTTAATTATGATCAGTAAAGGTTTGGTAAGAAACAAAACTGCTTTTGATGGAAAttaagagcaaagtaagaaacaaaaacatcagtaaaatgaatgataatcatagttaattacaaaaacaagaagCCAGAAAACTGTGTGACTCATTTGAAAAAGGCAGCggaaaacacaacaatgcaactgtattaaaaataagtaaaatgcaCGTATACATGAAAAACATTGTTGCTCTCAAAGTGTACTTGCTCTGCTGAAAGGAAAAGTTGAAAAGAACAATTACCTGCAAATGACCGATGCATTCAAGTTTCAAAGTTCATTTTTGaccatggaaacagcagctggcgGAACAGTCTCacctcaaggtccatttagcagctgttctggagctttcgaTCATATGACATGGTCTTGAAATTCATGTGTGAGGCTGCAGGAAAAGAAGTGTGAATTAGTCTCACATCTGAACTGAACTACAAATGTGCTTCACAGAAAATTACTGTTCAAGAACAAATTTTAATATGCAGTGCAAATAGGGAAAAGGTTGTTAGTGTCTTAAAAGGGGCCGTCTCACATATTTTGAATTAGTACAATCTTGAATTACAATTTAATTCCCCTTaagttgtattttttaatttcttttataaCTTCTGTGAAACTCCCTAAActactttgtatttttttttccccgcagGAACTCAAAGATGTCAGCAGTTGTAGTCGTGCACGGTGGCGCGTGGGCCATACCAAATGAACTAGCCGAGGCCTCTGTCAGTGGAGTAAAGGCTGCAGCATGTGAAGGGTTTTCTGTgctgaaaagaggaggaaatgcagtgGATGCCGTTGAGGCAGCTGTGAGAGCAATGGAAGATAACACTGTGTTTAATGCAGGTACACTGCAATACTCATCATGGACTTATCCCCATATTTGGGAATGAATTCCAGTCACATCTGCATGATAATCAAGATCCATTTCTGATGATCGCAGTGGATTTTAGTAAAAGTTCTTTAGGCCACAGCTGGTGGTACTTTTCCTGCCTCCCAATAACCAGTTTAAAGATCAGTAATTAACAGCCAAAACTAAGCATCAACTCCCACACCTGTCCATACCTGAGCTGGTCACTGACCACCATCTTCTTCATGAATTCAGTCAGCTTGGTCTGTTGTACACTGTCTCCATCTGCTGGTGGCAATGCTAACTTCTGTTCAGACTCCTTAAAGAATCCGTGTGATGATGGTGGGCAGATGTGATGGGGCCCTCTGATTATGGGGCTCATCTTCATAATCCAGCATTAACCCCAGATGGAGTCTGCACGAATATCTAATCTACATCTTAACTAGAACTCGTCTGTCTCGTCTGATACAAAGTACGTTATATTTGCTCCCTAAAAGTAAGCTCCCTATAGACTTCCGGCAAGAGAACACAGTACTAATGAATAAACTTTCTTATAAATTCACATGTAAAACTAAATAATTTCCACTTGAGCATTATCACTGACATATTGTGAACGGACAGTATTTTTCATGAATGAATCAGTGCAGATCAACTATTAGAGCAATGATGCAAATCTTGCCAAGGCACATATAGTCAGTGTGAACACAATTATGCACCATGAAAGTCAGACAGTGACGCATTATTCATTAGTTCTGTGCTCTTTTGCCACTTTTGTACTACACTGTAGACTTGTGAGGATGTAGCGggcaaaaacaaaattgaataCGTGGTAACTGATAAATTTTATAGTTTTTAACCTCTGCGCACAAAGTTGGAAGGAAAACATCTCTCAGTTCTCTCGCCATATCTGTCTGTTGTTAGATTTTATGTAGTTGTTCAGCACTGGCTATGGGCCTCCAGTTTGCATTAGTACTCAACACCTCACTGGTGCTATTAGCTGTTCACAGCTCTGAGAACACCTGCATCAAATGTTTGTCTGAGCCGTTGTTTAAGTTAGTTACTGATTGTGACATTTAATTATAGGGCATGGAGCAGCACTAAATACTGATGGAGAGGTGGAGCTGGATGCCATTATCATGGATGGAAGCACGCTTGCCAACGGTGCTGTGTCTTGTGTAAAGaacattgccaaccctgtttcaCTGGCACGGGCGGTGATGGAAAAGGTGCAATCTTAAATGCTCTACTCATGCCTCACTTGAACAGGAGCAGTAGGAGATCACTGATGGTTAGACAGGCATTGATTTCATGACTGATTTGGACCCTTTTTCTAATTGTTTCTAATGGCAAAAAGCTTTTGTGTGCAGTGAGCTGAGTGGTTTTACCCGTCACTGAGACTGTtacaatacattttcttttttaaccttttcttaCATGTTTGCTGCCATGGAAAATCTCAGACTGCTCACACCATGTTGACAGGCAGAGGTGCTAACATGTTTGCAGAGAGCATCGGTGTGGTCACGGCTCCCACTGAGACACTGGTGTCTGAGTATGAGAGGAGAGAATGGGAGAAACACAAGAATTATGTCACTGGAGTCATGGAAGATTTCAACTGTCAGTGGTAGGCATCTCCACTATATGACTTTATTTTGACACTTTCTGGCCGTGGCTTAAATTTCCTCATAAATCTCTACACATCTATTCAGCCTCAATAGCCTGACAGTATCCTCAAATAGAACTAATGTACACTGCTAAATATAAATGGTCTGCTGTGCAGCATTACAGCTCTCCTTGCCTTATCTTTTAACTTGTGCTGTTCATTTGCAATATAGAGGCTTCTCATACTAAATACACCACGTGTATTATGTATTATGCAAACATGGTGGATGTACATTGTACATGCTTCTTCTTTTACAACTTTTCTTTGGATAATATAGTTTTTTATCTCATTCTAGGGCCCATGATACTGTGGGGGCAGTTGCTGTGGACTGTGCTGGTAACGTTGCATGTGCAACATCAACTGGAGGGATCAGAAATAAAATGGTTGGCAGAGTAGGAGACTCTCCCATTATCGGTATGACTTAATTTACTAATACTTTCCCAAGCAGCATGTTTtataagaataaataaaattagaatTTATTATAGTTATTTTGTCCAGACAAGTTACGATTTAAGATACGATTTACAATCACAACTGTAGCGACTTCGCAGTCCTAAGAgtcgctgagagacagaaggatgggCCCTATTGTCTGACgctctacaaaaaaaaatccactgagacTTCGAACCTAAATTTAACAGGTTATTAATAAACAAAAGATAATCAACTCATGATAACATGCTCtaaaatataaccaaaaataatctcagtgatcaaagaaaattagCCGTCATTTTGTAAGCTGGAAACCACCTTTTGCACAGATGGAGACAAGGTCCTCCCAGATCAGGTCCTTGTAGGAGCTGAGCATTGAGAGATATTCCTTTGAAACTTGCTCCACAATCAAAGACAACTCTGATCTTCCCTTTTATTGGATGGTAGACACCATGGTGCGGGATATACCAGATTTTACCATTGCAGcgttccagctcctcctcagccaCCCTCTCTGCATAACCTTTGGTGACCAGATCATTCATGAAGGCTACGTAGTCTGCATGGAATGCTGAGtttctctgcagcctcctcttcaAGTATGAAGCACGCTGCTCAACAATTTTCCTGTTGATTGGCATGTTGAGTTCCATGTTTCTTAATGGCAAACTAATCTGGTAATGACCATTCACAATCTTTGTGAATTTATGACCAGTTCCATAACCTTTTGATCCTCTCTTGATGTTCCAGATTGTTCATCCACACTGCATTCAGGGAAATCCATTTTGAACTGCTGCAAAGTTCCTCCAAATTCACAACTGAAACTCTGTTAACCAATAACTCTGGTTGCTCACAATCCAGTGCTCCCTCATTTTCCACTTTTAGAGGTCCATTCACAGTCCAGCCCAGCATTGTCCTATTTGCATAAGGTCCACCATTTACACTGCAAATGACCTCCAATGGTTCCAAAGCCTTTGGAACATTTGTCCCAATCAGCAGCTCAACATCTGCGTCTATCTCAGGCAGATACACTGATCTCAAATGAGGCCATCCATGAAGATCTCTTTCTCTACGAATATTCCTCCTGTGGACAGGCATGCGCTCCTGAGTATAAGTCTTGGGCAGGTCACAAAAGTTGTCACCTTCTAAACCTGCAACCTCCAGTCCTGAAACAATGTGGCTTCTTACAACTTTCTCTTGGGCCATAGTCTTTCCTGTGAGGCCTAGTTTGCACATCAGTGCCTCAGTGCAGAAAACTGCTGTACTTCCTTGATCCAGGGACACATGTGTTGATGATCATGCTGCCTTTCCTGGACTTAACCCGCACAGGAACAATAGGGAGTTTACAGTCATTATCACCAGCCCTGGTGAGCCCACTTGACACCAAGGTGCTGTCCTCTACCACCTCTGATTCCATTTTGGCTTGACTGgagttattttccttttcctttggAGGAATGTGAAGTATGCTTGGATGTTGGAGACCACATTTTACACAGGAAATCCGTTTTCTGCAAACTTTGCTGATGTGTCCAATACACAAACAGCCGAAACAGACACCCTTTTCTCTTAAGAAGCCTattcttctgttcttttctccAACTGGGGGCATGAATCCAAGGTGTGCCCTCCTCCACAGCAAAGACATGTCCTCCTGGCTGTATTTGCTGGCTGAATTTGCTCCTTTCCTTTAATCCctgattgtgttttgttctcCACAGAAGCCACAGTGGTGGCTAAGCTTGTTCCTTTGGCTCCAGAACGAGACTGTGGTTTGAATTTGTTCACGCCTTTATTAGTTGTCACTGAGGGAGCATCCTGTATGTTCCCAAAGACTGGATCAGTTAAAATTCTCACTTGTCTTTCAATTAAATTGGTGATGTCACTGAATGTAGCTCTCTGGTTGCATCTCTCTTGCAGTTCACAGGCTATAGTTCTCCATTTGTCTCTGAACTTGTAAGGCAATTTCCTTATAATGGTAAGCATGTTGGCAGGAAGATCAAGCTCATGCAGATATTCAACTCCTACTATGGCATTAGAACAGTCTGAGGAGAAGGCTGTAGTCCTGGAGAGCCTTTATGTCTTCCGTCTTAATAGCAAGCCATGAAAGAGCCCTTTCCATGTATGCAGAGGCAACTTTCTGTGCATTTCCAAAGTGCTCACATAACAAGGCTTTAGCTTTGACAGAGCGTCTTTCTGGGTCAAAGTGTTGGCAACTTCTCACCAGTTCCTTAGGGTGACCCCTAGTGAACTGTTCAAGGAAATagagtctgtcactgcagttctctgtatttctctccACACCATTCTCAAAAGCTTTAATAGAAGCATGATATTTTAATGGATCCCCATCAAAAACTAGGATTTCTCTTTTTGGTAATGATAAGAGACATTGCTGTTGAATTAAGAGtgatgtta
This region includes:
- the si:dkey-103j14.5 gene encoding isoaspartyl peptidase/L-asparaginase codes for the protein MAEGCSVGMKCEDRERNSKMSAVVVVHGGAWAIPNELAEASVSGVKAAACEGFSVLKRGGNAVDAVEAAVRAMEDNTVFNAGHGAALNTDGEVELDAIIMDGSTLANGAVSCVKNIANPVSLARAVMEKTAHTMLTGRGANMFAESIGVVTAPTETLVSEYERREWEKHKNYVTGVMEDFNCQWAHDTVGAVAVDCAGNVACATSTGGIRNKMVGRVGDSPIIGCGGYADNFSGAVSCTGHGESILKVTLARLILSHIEQGKSVADASQLSLKYMGDRVRGAGGAIVVSPSGQWAATFTTERMAWAAVENDVLWYGLDPNKRLKEQLSK